The following proteins are co-located in the Tachysurus vachellii isolate PV-2020 chromosome 17, HZAU_Pvac_v1, whole genome shotgun sequence genome:
- the nectin1a gene encoding nectin cell adhesion molecule 1a isoform X2 produces MLTVVFQFPLIAVLAISGVSGQTVHTDRDRSGYVGTQVELRCHFANSKPPVKISQVTWQKSSNGTKQNVAIANPALGVSVLPAFKDRVRFKNPAVRLKATSLEDTTIVFNNLKLSDEATYICEYTTFPAGNRESMVNLTVYARPMIQMSLSTPTIVAGSKDMKMTVATCVSANGKPPAVITWDTELDGETKTEEIRNADGTITVRSDYIMTPSREAHEQRLTCISTYNNDQQTDNVILNIQYEPEVSIEGFDGNWYMNRENVQLTCLADSNPAISTFQWRFLNGSMPSTAEQRGETLIFKGPVTYEMAGTYTCDATNSIGTGSASVEVIITDTPQPLSAAERVMGVLGWVIALGIILSIAAIVFVVSRQRQKKQSETDSNSAGSSLGRKKPSSFKKNPADDFQNQGQIYDELPNKADYVSYHLACNKDGYPEQHSPPIQPPLTFLPQHPCPQSNTFTCPTAPRPNTSYTFPKEQLDVEL; encoded by the exons GTGTTAGCGGTCAGACTGTTCACACGGACAGGGACCGCTCAGGCTATGTGGGCACTCAGGTGGAGCTGCGTTGTCATTTTGCCAACAGTAAACCACCGGTGAAGATCTCCCAGGTCACCTGGCAGAAGTCTTCCAATGGCACCAAGCAGAACGTGGCCATCGCCAATCCGGCTCTGGGAGTGTCCGTGCTCCCAGCTTTTAAAGACCGGGTGAGGTTTAAGAACCCAGCGGTTCGCCTTAAAGCAACTTCACTGGAGGACACGACTATCGTCTTCAATAACCTGAAATTGTCCGACGAGGCCACGTACATCTGTGAATACACCACCTTTCCTGCGGGTAACAGGGAGAGCATGGTTAATCTCACCGTTTATG CCCGACCAATGATCCAGATGAGCCTGTCCACACCCACCATAGTGGCAGGATCAAAAGATATGAAAATGACCGTAGCAACATGTGTCTCAGCTAATGGGAAGCCTCCTGCTGTGATCACATGGGACACAGAGTTAGACGGTGAAACAAAGACTGAGGAGATCAGGAACGCCGACGGGACGATAACAGTGCGCAGCGATTACATCATGACACCCAGTCGAGAAGCACATGAGCAGCGACTTACCTGCATCTCTACCTACAATAACGATCAGCAAACAGACAACGTTATTCTCAACATACAGT ATGAGCCAGAGGTGAGCATTGAGGGTTTTGATGGAAACTGGTATATGAATCGAGAGAACGTTCAGCTAACTTGCTTGGCCGATTCCAATCCAGCCATTTCTACGTTTCAGTGGAGATT TCTAAACGGCTCCATGCCGAGTACAGCCGAGCAACGTGGAGAGACACTAATCTTTAAAGGCCCTGTAACGTATGAGATGGCAGGAACATACACGTGTGATGCCACGAACAGTATTGGTACAGGCTCAGCATCAGTCGAGGTGATTATAACAG ACACCCCGCAGCCACTGAGCGCAGCCGAGAGGGTGATGGGTGTACTCGGATGGGTGATCGCTCTTGGCATTATCCTCAGTATAGCCGCCATCGTATTTGTGGTCAGCAGACAGAGGCAGAAAAAGCAGAGTGAAACCGACAGTAACTC GGCCGGCTCTTCTCTCGGCCGTAAAAAGCcttcttcttttaaaaagaACCCAGCCGATGACTTCCAG AACCAGGGCCAGATATACGACGAGCTTCCCAACAAAGCTGATTATGTCAGTTACCATCTGGCGTGTAATAAGGACGGCTATCCAGAACAGCACTCTCCACCCATTCAGCCACCTCTCACATTTCTACCCCAGCACCCATGCCCCCAGAGCAACACGTTCACGTGTCCTACAGCACCCAGGCCTAACACTTCATACACCTTCCCTAAAGAACA GTTGGATGTTGAGCTCTGA
- the nectin1a gene encoding nectin cell adhesion molecule 1a isoform X3 encodes MLTVVFQFPLIAVLAISGVSGQTVHTDRDRSGYVGTQVELRCHFANSKPPVKISQVTWQKSSNGTKQNVAIANPALGVSVLPAFKDRVRFKNPAVRLKATSLEDTTIVFNNLKLSDEATYICEYTTFPAGNRESMVNLTVYARPMIQMSLSTPTIVAGSKDMKMTVATCVSANGKPPAVITWDTELDGETKTEEIRNADGTITVRSDYIMTPSREAHEQRLTCISTYNNDQQTDNVILNIQYEPEVSIEGFDGNWYMNRENVQLTCLADSNPAISTFQWRFLNGSMPSTAEQRGETLIFKGPVTYEMAGTYTCDATNSIGTGSASVEVIITDTPQPLSAAERVMGVLGWVIALGIILSIAAIVFVVSRQRQKKQSETDSNSWVPCNWPIEFCARTVCGRLFSRP; translated from the exons GTGTTAGCGGTCAGACTGTTCACACGGACAGGGACCGCTCAGGCTATGTGGGCACTCAGGTGGAGCTGCGTTGTCATTTTGCCAACAGTAAACCACCGGTGAAGATCTCCCAGGTCACCTGGCAGAAGTCTTCCAATGGCACCAAGCAGAACGTGGCCATCGCCAATCCGGCTCTGGGAGTGTCCGTGCTCCCAGCTTTTAAAGACCGGGTGAGGTTTAAGAACCCAGCGGTTCGCCTTAAAGCAACTTCACTGGAGGACACGACTATCGTCTTCAATAACCTGAAATTGTCCGACGAGGCCACGTACATCTGTGAATACACCACCTTTCCTGCGGGTAACAGGGAGAGCATGGTTAATCTCACCGTTTATG CCCGACCAATGATCCAGATGAGCCTGTCCACACCCACCATAGTGGCAGGATCAAAAGATATGAAAATGACCGTAGCAACATGTGTCTCAGCTAATGGGAAGCCTCCTGCTGTGATCACATGGGACACAGAGTTAGACGGTGAAACAAAGACTGAGGAGATCAGGAACGCCGACGGGACGATAACAGTGCGCAGCGATTACATCATGACACCCAGTCGAGAAGCACATGAGCAGCGACTTACCTGCATCTCTACCTACAATAACGATCAGCAAACAGACAACGTTATTCTCAACATACAGT ATGAGCCAGAGGTGAGCATTGAGGGTTTTGATGGAAACTGGTATATGAATCGAGAGAACGTTCAGCTAACTTGCTTGGCCGATTCCAATCCAGCCATTTCTACGTTTCAGTGGAGATT TCTAAACGGCTCCATGCCGAGTACAGCCGAGCAACGTGGAGAGACACTAATCTTTAAAGGCCCTGTAACGTATGAGATGGCAGGAACATACACGTGTGATGCCACGAACAGTATTGGTACAGGCTCAGCATCAGTCGAGGTGATTATAACAG ACACCCCGCAGCCACTGAGCGCAGCCGAGAGGGTGATGGGTGTACTCGGATGGGTGATCGCTCTTGGCATTATCCTCAGTATAGCCGCCATCGTATTTGTGGTCAGCAGACAGAGGCAGAAAAAGCAGAGTGAAACCGACAGTAACTCGTGGGTACCGTGCAACTGGCCTATAGAATTCTGTGCTAGAACagtttgt GGCCGGCTCTTCTCTCGGCCGTAA
- the nectin1a gene encoding nectin cell adhesion molecule 1a isoform X1: protein MLTVVFQFPLIAVLAISGVSGQTVHTDRDRSGYVGTQVELRCHFANSKPPVKISQVTWQKSSNGTKQNVAIANPALGVSVLPAFKDRVRFKNPAVRLKATSLEDTTIVFNNLKLSDEATYICEYTTFPAGNRESMVNLTVYARPMIQMSLSTPTIVAGSKDMKMTVATCVSANGKPPAVITWDTELDGETKTEEIRNADGTITVRSDYIMTPSREAHEQRLTCISTYNNDQQTDNVILNIQYEPEVSIEGFDGNWYMNRENVQLTCLADSNPAISTFQWRFLNGSMPSTAEQRGETLIFKGPVTYEMAGTYTCDATNSIGTGSASVEVIITESPSSTNAEQQRAGAAIGGAVVCGTVLLAAMILLVVFFHRQRRTFKGDYSTKKQVLANGFGKASELSSCPSLPQSLTYPEDLNYPEDEKKPELYGPSFLGESVPEFHNHPSNSMTTYSPAEDNKRLRFNEQSYRDGFGSELEVSVDMVPQKDGSVISKEEWYV from the exons GTGTTAGCGGTCAGACTGTTCACACGGACAGGGACCGCTCAGGCTATGTGGGCACTCAGGTGGAGCTGCGTTGTCATTTTGCCAACAGTAAACCACCGGTGAAGATCTCCCAGGTCACCTGGCAGAAGTCTTCCAATGGCACCAAGCAGAACGTGGCCATCGCCAATCCGGCTCTGGGAGTGTCCGTGCTCCCAGCTTTTAAAGACCGGGTGAGGTTTAAGAACCCAGCGGTTCGCCTTAAAGCAACTTCACTGGAGGACACGACTATCGTCTTCAATAACCTGAAATTGTCCGACGAGGCCACGTACATCTGTGAATACACCACCTTTCCTGCGGGTAACAGGGAGAGCATGGTTAATCTCACCGTTTATG CCCGACCAATGATCCAGATGAGCCTGTCCACACCCACCATAGTGGCAGGATCAAAAGATATGAAAATGACCGTAGCAACATGTGTCTCAGCTAATGGGAAGCCTCCTGCTGTGATCACATGGGACACAGAGTTAGACGGTGAAACAAAGACTGAGGAGATCAGGAACGCCGACGGGACGATAACAGTGCGCAGCGATTACATCATGACACCCAGTCGAGAAGCACATGAGCAGCGACTTACCTGCATCTCTACCTACAATAACGATCAGCAAACAGACAACGTTATTCTCAACATACAGT ATGAGCCAGAGGTGAGCATTGAGGGTTTTGATGGAAACTGGTATATGAATCGAGAGAACGTTCAGCTAACTTGCTTGGCCGATTCCAATCCAGCCATTTCTACGTTTCAGTGGAGATT TCTAAACGGCTCCATGCCGAGTACAGCCGAGCAACGTGGAGAGACACTAATCTTTAAAGGCCCTGTAACGTATGAGATGGCAGGAACATACACGTGTGATGCCACGAACAGTATTGGTACAGGCTCAGCATCAGTCGAGGTGATTATAACAG AGTCCCCTAGCTCAACAAATGCTGAGCAACAGCGAGCAGGCGCCGCTATTGGTGGAGCAGTTGTGTGTGGTACAGTGCTGCTGGCAGCCATGATATTGTTGGTGGTCTTTTTTCATCGGCAAAGGCGCACGTTTAAAGGAGATTACAGCACCAAAAAACAGGTCCTGGCCAACGGCTTTGGCAAAGCAAGCGAACTGTCTTCATGCCCCTCTCTGCCTCAAAGCCTGACCTATCCCGAAGATCTGAACTACCCCGAGGATGAGAAGAAGCCTGAACTTTATGGCCCTAGTTTCTTAGGTGAAAGTGTTCCAGAGTTCCATAACCATCCTTCCAACAGCATGACGACCTACAGTCCAGCGGAGGACAACAAGAGGTTGAGATTTAATGAACAGAGCTACAGGGATGGCTTTGGGTCTGAATTGGAAGTCTCTGTGGATATGGTTCCTCAAAAAGATGGTTCTGTCATCTCTAAGGAGGAGTGGTATGTGTGA